The stretch of DNA GAAGTTGAAAATGTAGCCAAACCAGCTTTATCTTCTTTTTTTAAAGCTACATTTGAAATAACTAAAGAAGTATTGATGGCATAATCTAATAATGTCATTCCGTTGAAAGGCATTTTCATAGATCGCCCTGTGTCAATTATAGAATAAACTGATTGAGATTTTTCTTCTACATATTGATTAACCATTAATTGGTTTCTTTTTGCTGTCGCTTTCCAATTAATATGACGTATATCATCACCTTTTACATAATCTTTAATTTGATCAAACTCAGAGGAATTACCAACACGTCGTAGTTTTTTTAACCCTGATTCTGTCAAAGTTTGTGAAAAAGCGATTAAATCATATTTTTTTAATTGAATGAAAGATGGATAACAAGGGATCTCTTGGTTTAGAGGTGTTTCGATATTAAATCGACGCATGACAAACCCTAACTTTTTAGTAAAAACAAAAATATTAATATTCCCAAAAGAGTATAATCCTCTTTGTGTTGGGCGAAGATAATAGGTTAATGTTTTTTTCTCTTCTGATGGTATGGAAAGTGTTTTTTTGAAATCACGGATTTGAAATTCAATGGGGATTTCGTCAATAATTTCAGTTTCAATATCAAATGTATAATGATTTTGAATAGCAATTTGTATAGGGTTTTTGTCACCATTAGAAAGTTTATCGGGAACAAATCGATCAGCAGATATACCTTTTTTAAGATATAATAAAGCTAAGTCAGTAAAAGTTAAAAATATTAGAATTCCTAAAGCTAGCTGAGCGATATAATATAAAAAATCAAAGAAATAGGATAGGAAAAAAAGTAAAGTGATAAACCCTATGCTATAATAAAAACGAATATTTAAATAAAGACTTTTTATAAATGCTATCATATATTTAAGTAATAATTGAAAAACTAACTTGTGAAATTTTGAAGTTTAATTATTGAAAAGTGCTATTTTTTACCTAGGTATTTCAACAGAATCAATAATTTGATTCAAAACAACTTCAGAAGTTATACCTTCCATTTCACGTTCAGGTGTAATAATAATTCTATGTTGCATGACAGGATAAACGGCTTTTTTTATATCTTCAGGTGTTACAAAATCACGCCCAGCCATTAAAGCAAAGGCTTTAGATGCTGATAAAATGGCAAGAGAAGCTCTTGGAGAGGCTCCTACATACAAAAATGGATTGTTGCGAGTATTACTAGCAATTTCGGCTATGTATTTAATTAAATTTGTTTCTATTTGAATTTGCGTTACAATTTGTTGATAATGTGTTATTTCTTCAGAAGAAACAATTGATTGAATACTATCTGTTTCCTTTTTATTTGATCGTTTATGTTTTTGTTCAATAATTTTAATTTCTTCTTCTACAGAAGGGTAATCTACATTTATTTTAAATAAAAAACGATCTAATTGAGCTTCAGGCAAGCGATACGTTCCTTCTTGTTCAATTGGGTTTTGAGTAGCAAAGACTAAAAATGGTGCTGCCATTTCATAAGTTTGACCATCTACAGTAATTTGTCGTTCTGCCATAGCTTCAAATAAAGCTGCTTGTGTTTTAGCAGGAGCTCGATTGATTTCATCAATTAAAATAATATTTGAAAAAATAGGTCCTTTTATAAATTCAAAATCATTTGTTTTATTATTGAAAATAGAAGTTCCGATAACGTCTGAAGGCATTAAATCAGGTGTGAATTGAATTCGGCTGTACCCTGTGTTAATTGTTTTAGCTAATAATTTTGCTGTGATGGTTTTGGCAACTCCAGGTACTCCTTCAATTAAAGAATGTCCATTTGCAAGGATAGAAGCTAGGAGCAAATCGATAAAAGTATCTTGCCCAACAATAATTTTTCTTAATTCTTCTTTAATTTTAGTAATAGAAGATTGAATAACACTTAAATTTATGCGATTTTCGAACATATTATTTGTAAGTGGTTGTGGAGTTTCTGATTGAGGATAGTGCTCTGTATTTGATGTGTTGTTTTCCATGTTTATAATAATTTTGTTTTGGTATAAAATGTATGAATAGCTTGATCTAACCGAAGTAAATCATCATCCTTTAAAATTTGACCTTTTATTTTATCATTTGTTTTTCTAATGGTAATAAATAAATCATTAATTTCTTTTCTAGAAAGTCCTGTTTTTTGCTCAAGATTTTTTAAAAAGGTATCATTGATATGTTGAGTGCTAATTCGTAGTTCTGTTCGTATTTTTTCATAGAAGAAAGTTAGTTTCTTAGAGGCGATATCTTCATTTGATTTATTGTTTAAATATAAATTAGAAATGGTTTTAGTAAAATCAACTGATGTGTTCCGTACAGGAGGAATGAATGGAATAATACGTTGTTTTCTCTTTACTTTGAATAATAAAAAAAGTCCAAAACCAATTAAAGTAGAATATAAAGTCATTCTTAGAGAATCATTTTCTAAAAAATAATCTAATTCAGAAAAAGCCTCAGGTTGATTATTGCTATTAAGTTCTTCATATGTTTTCGAACGGCTTCGCTTTGAAATATTGTAGTTATCCCAAAAAATATGATCTTCTCTTAGATAAGAAAAACAGTTACTTACATATTGAGAGTGAGAAGGATCGTTTAATAGATAAAAATTGGTGAATACAAGAGGCTGTGTGTGGATATAAAAAGCACCATCTCCGTAAATAATACGAACAAAGTTTACTTTTTTATTTCCAATTTCATTTTCAAAATAACCTAAGACACTCGTAGTTTGGTCGTTGTATTGTTGAATTGATACATTGTGTAAATAGCGTTCAAAAAAATAATGATTTTGTTGTAGATTTTGAGCAACAAATGATAAAGTATAGTCATCATCTTTTTCAGAGATAGGGATAGGGAAATCTATAGTAAGGTTAACTCCTAAAGCTTCTTCTAATGTGTAATTCAGTTGATGTGTTGCAATAAAAGCAATATTTCCTTCTTCAACAAAGGCTAAAAGTTCATCAATACTACGTTTATTCATATTAAAGTTGGAGTCAAGGGCAATATAATTCCCTGTTGGATCAAGTTGTTCATTCTCAATAATATCGTCAATAAAATTTTTTTTGATAATAGTGAATTTTTTATCTGGGAATAGGGTAGAAGTTTCATTTTCTAAAACTTTTGTACTAAATGCTTTTGTTTTTTTAGAGTCAAAATTTTCATCCCAATCTGAAGAACAACCGATTAAAAAGAATAAAAGAGGTATTATGTATAAGTGTTTTTTCAAGATAGGTGTTTTAAAATCGTTTCGAATTCTAATAAAGCTTTGTTATAAAGTAGGCTATCAATGTAATATTCCCCATACCAAACATAGTCATACCAATGTACTATTTTTTTAAAAGAGGTTTTTAATTCTTTTGAATCAATTTCATTATAGTAATCATAATTAGTTTTGTCTTTTTTAAATTGAAAAATTTCTTTTTCAATCATTTTTTTAAAGACTTTTAAAAATTGTAAGCGTAGAGCTAAACGATAATTATGTTCTTGTTTTGCATTAAGAATTAATTGATCAATTTCATTTAAATTAGAAGTGTTGATAATTTCTTCTTCGGAAAGGTTTTCTACTTCTTTTAAATTTCTATGAATTATTTTTTGAGATCTAAAAGTAGAATTGGAAAGATTTAAGTATAAAAAATATCCTAAAATAATAATTAAAAATAAAACAGAAACCCATGTGATAAAGGAAGCAATTCCATCGGAAGTTAAACTATTGAGCCAATTCCATGAAAAATCAAATGAAGTATTTTTACGATCTTTTTTAGTTTTTTTAGGAGGATCTTTTTCATTTTGAAGAGGAATTTCTTCGTAATGATAATCTTTTGAAAGATATTTTTCTTGAAAATTTTCTTCAAAATGAGCTATTTTTTCTAAAGGAAGGGTGTCTTCAAGCTGAGATAGTGGAATTTTTTTTTCCTCTTCATTTTCTTGTAATTGAATAGGAGAAACCTGTTGACCTTGACCAAAGCTGGAAATAATAAAGAATAAAAAAAATATATAAGGAAGGCTTTTCATAAAGTATTATTCAATAAAGTTTAGCGGTTTAGATGTTATTTTTTTATATACTTTTCTAGGGTAAATCATATAATACCAGATGATAAAAGATAGAGTTCCTAAGCTAATAATCGTTTTAGGAATCCAAATCATTTCATCTGCAAAACGTGTAACATACCCCTCAATAAAGGCTGCAAATGTAATAAAAGGAATTGTGCTGATGTAAACTTTTATTGCCGCCGCCGCACCATTACGAATGGATAATTTTCTAGAATAATTTTTAGGAAATAGTAAACTCCCTCCAAGCATTAACCCTGACATTAAAGCTATTACAATAGAAAAAATTTCAAAGGCTCCATGCATCCAAATTCCTAATGCGGATTCTAAAAGTAGATTTTCAGTATGAAAAAAATATTGAAAAGCTCCTACCATAATACCATTCTTAAAAGCAAAGTAGATTGATCCTATTCCGAAAATAATACCAGAGGTAAAAACCATAACAGAAATACGTAGATTATTTAATCCTATTCCTATAAAACTTTCAAAAGCAGACCCCGTTTTATAAACATTTAATGGATCTCCATTTTTAATGTTCTCTTTTGTCATCTCAACATAGCTTGTCCCTAATATTTCTTCAACATATAAAGGATCTTGTATGGAAGAATAAACCCCAACAGCTATAAAAAATATAAAGATGATAAAGGCAATTAACATATAATGCCTATTTTTATAAAGTGTTAAAGGTAAATCGTATTTAAAGAAATAAGAAATTTGTCCCCAACTTGTAGCACGAGAAGTATAAATCTTGTGAAAAGCCCGGGCAGATAAATCATTTAAATATTGAATGGTTTTGCTTTTAGGATAATAAGTTTGAGCATAGGCTAAGTCGTTGGTTAAATGGATAAATAAATCAGCTAGTTCATCGGGAGTTTTTTCTGTTTTCCCAAACAAAGCTTTTTCAAAATCCAACCATTTTTGCTTATTTTGCTTTATGAATGCAACTTCTCTCATAGTATTGAGTTGTAACAAATGTATGAAAAATGAACGATATTCAGATTACAACTTCCCAAAATGTTGCAGTGAATTTTAATTTAGGTTCAGTGGGGCATCGAGTGGGAGCTTATTTGATTGATTTTATAATAAAATGTGCCTATATGTTTATTGTAGGGACTGCTTTTGAGCGTTATACAAGTGATAATACAGAAATAGGAATCGTTTTTCTTTTCAGTCCAGTTTATTTTTATACACTTTTAAGTGAAATTTTAATGGGAGGCCAAACCATAGGGAAAAAAATAGTCGGTATTAAAGTGGTAAAATTAGAAGGATACGCAGCAGGTGTTAAAGAGTTTTTTTTACGATGGGTATTAAATGATGTGTGGTTGTTTTTATCATTATCCATCGTTGCATATGCTTTTTCAGGAAGTTGGGAAGTTTGGCTAAGTTTGTTTCCCTTAATATTTATTGTAGATTTTATCGTTATGGTAGTAAGTAAAAAAAATCAACGAATAGGTGATATTTTAGCAGGGACAACAACTGTTACAATACGGAATCATACGCATATAAATCAGACTATCTTAGAAAATCTGTCAGAAGGTTATCAACCTGTTTATTCGCAGGTTATCAAATTAACTGATGGAGATGCTAGAATTATAAAGGAAGCGTTTAAAACAGCACGTAATTTGAACGATAAAGCCACATTAAAACGATTACGAAAACGTATTGAAGATGTTATAGAAATTCAAGATCAAGAAAAAACCGATATTCAATTTATAGCTACGGTGATGAGAGATTTTAATTATTATACTCAAGATATGGTTTAAATTGAAATCATAGTATTTTATAGTCATTATATTACTTTTCATGGTTAATTTTAAATTACAACTTACTAATTTTACTATATTGCCGTATTTTTAAAGAAAGTATATTATAGAAATGGAAGTTGTAACTATTTTAGATATTATAGGAACAGGTTTTTTTGCTATTTCAGGAGCTTTGTCAGCTATGAATAAGCGATTGGACTTGTTTGGAGTTTTTATCATTGCAGGAGCAACAGCAATAGGAGGAGGAACTATTCGTGATTTATTAATAGGTGATCAACCAGTTGCTTGGATCAGATCATTAGTTTACCCAACTACCATTTTTGTAGGATACATTCTAGCTATTCTTTTTAGAGAAAAATTAGGCTATTTAAGAAGAACCTTTTTTATTTTTGATACAATTGGATTGGCTATTTTTACTATTGTAGGAGTTGAAAAAGGATTGAATTTTGGAATAGATCCTTTTTTGTGTGTTATGTTAGGTATGATGACAGGTACCTTTGGAGGAGTTACACGTGATATATTGATAAATGATGTTCCTCTAATTTTTCATAAAGAAATATATGCCTTAGCAAGCGTTTCAGGAGGATTACTTTTTATTTTACTATATAAAATAGGTATTGAAGATAATATAATTTATATATCAACCGTTTTAACTGTTATAATTATTAGAACAATAGTAGTTCGGTATAATATTTCATTACCCACAATTTATCATGATAAAAAATAAATTAGAAGAACTTATAAATCATATTCAGTATACAAAATTAAGGGGAGAAGAAGCACATAAAGAGATGTCTCCAACAAATCGTAGTATTTCTGCAAAAGGAGTAAATATAAATGAAATTCGAAAAGCTTCCGTTTTAATTGTATTATATGGAGAGGCAGAAACAATTAATTTTCCTTTGATAGAACGTCATGTATATGAAGGGAATCATTCTGGAGAAATAGGTTTGCCAGGAGGGAAAATAGAAGATTTTGATCAAAATACTTCTAGTGCAGCATTAAGAGAAACAGAAGAGGAATTAGGTATTTTACGTGATGATATAGAGATTATAAAAGAATTAACATCTATATATATTCCTCCAAGTAATTTTTTGGTAACACCTTATATTGGTTTTTTATCTAAAAAACCAGATTATGTGCCAGATCCTATCGAGGTGAAGAATATTATAGATATATCCGTTAATCAATTGGTTAATGAAGATAATAAAATAAAAGTATCTATTGATAAAAAACATATACAGGCAACAGTACCTGCTTTTCAGTTTGAAAATCATATCGTTTGGGGAGCAACCGCTTGTATACTAAATGAATTAAAATATTTACTAAAAAATCATTAGATTTGTCAGATTACTAAAATCCTATATGGAACAGAAAAAGAAAAAAGGAAATTTATTTGTTAACCCATTCGGTCATTTACATATTGTTAAACGATTCCTAATTTTTATTTTTGGAATTATTTCTTATAATCGATATAATGGATTTAACAAATTAAAAATATCAGGAACAGAATATTTACATGGTTTAGATCCTAAAGGAGTTCTGTTTGTATCTAATCATCAAACGTATTTTGCAGATGTTTTTGCTATGTATCATGTGATGTGTAGTGTTAATAACGGTTATGATAATACAATTAAAAACCCAATTTATTTGTTAAATCCTAAAGTGGATATGTATTATGTAGCAGCTAAAGAAACAATGAATAAAGGTTTTTTAGCAAAAGTTTTTGGCTATGCAGGGGCAATTACTGTTAAAAGAACTTGGCGTAGCGCAGGTAAAGATGTTAAACGAAAAGTAGATTTTTCTGAAATTTCGAATATTGGAATAGCATTAGAAAATGGATGGGTTATTACATTTCCTCAAGGAACTACAAAAGCTTTTATGCCGGGTAGAAAAGGAACGGCTCATGTTATTAAAAAATATAAACCTGTGGTAGTACCCGTTGTTATTGATGGTTTTAGAAGAGCTTTCGATAAAAAAGGATTGATTGTTAAAAAAAGAGGTGTCGAACAAAAAATGACATTCAAAGAACCTTTAGATATTGATTACGAAAACGAAAGTACTGAATCTATTATGAAAAAGATAATGGATGCTATTGAGCAATCTCCTGAATTTTTAAAAGTAAAACCACTTGAAAATCAAGAAGAGGAAGAGATTACACCTAGAAACTTTTATTAAATAAAAGTTTAAATTGAAATATAAAAAAGCGTTCAAACATTTATGTTTGAACGCTTTTTATCATATTCTTTTGTTCTATGTTCTAAGGAACTTTAATTTCTTCTAAAGTGATGAATACTTTAGTTGAGGAACAACTCCCAGCTGGACAAGTGGTTGTATTTGCTGCAGAACCAGGTGTTGATGACCCCATCATAAATCGTATATTATAAAAGGTTTTATCACTACTGTCGGTTGCTGTAAAAGCATATATTCGTTGCTCTGGTAATCCTGATGCATAAACTCCAGGATCACCCCAACTAGGAAAGTTTCCAGCAGTTTGCCCTGTTGCAGTAACCAATCCTGCTGCACTTCCGTTGTATCCAGCCCATTGGTTTGCAGGAAGTCTTACCTGATTGGCCATAGATCCTCCCATTCCTCCATATACAAAATGAACATTCTGAATGATGTCTATTGTGGAAGATGAATTGTTACGAATTTGAAGATTTGAGTCTGCAAAGGCAGTACCTGTAGGTACAAAACAACGTACAGAGAAATTTCCATCAGGAGAGTCAATTACTATATCATACCCTTGTCTTCCATCAGCTGTAGTAAGTTCTAAAGATCCTAATACGGCTACCTTCTTAATATCCGCATTACTTGATGATGCTCCTACTACTGCATCACAATTTGTAAAGCTACTTCCTGTAGTTAATCCAATTCCAATACCTGCTAAACCTGTTGAAGTAATATTAAAAGTTGCTGTAGTAGGTGAAGCTGCTGTTGGAGTTCCACTTACTACAAAAGTAAGTTCTCCATTTCCTACTTCTAATTTTCCTCCTTGTAATACAGCTGTTAAATTGTTTGTTGCAGCACTTGGTCCAATAGTATATCCACCATTGTATTGTCCTCCATTACCACCTGAATACGGTACTTTAAGTATATAATCCGTTATAGCAGTATCTGGATAAGTAGTCGGAGATAAAACTGCATTTGCACAATTAATATCAGTTAATTCAGCTGGCGTAGAAGTTGAATTGTCCATAATTCTCCACTCTGTTCCATTCCAAAAATAGAAACCTTTTGCCAGACTTCCACCACTATTATATACTATCAATCCTTCAGGTTGAGTACTGTCTCCGTCTAAGTCCACTGTAGAAGAAGTTAAAGTAACACGAGGTACTAAAACTCCTTTGTCAGTTGATACCACATCTAATACTGATTCACTGTTTGGGTTATCGATTCCAATACCTACTTGGGCATTGATGGCTAATGAACAGCCCAATAGCACTAACATGCCTATGGCATGTTTAAAATAATTTTTTTTCATAATTTTCCCTTATCTATGTGATTAAAATATATCCCCAGTTCATATAAATATACTATACATACTTACATATGTTTAATATAATACGCAAAACAATTAAAAACATACTACAAAGTATTTATTATTCGTTACTATAGTAATATAATTTAGATAAATGGTAATGATTTATAGGTGAATGGAATTGTAGAGAATAGTGTTATAATCTAAAATAAATACCTTAAATTTACTTCTTCAAATTAAAAACGTCGGTTTTACAAGTGAAAGTACATTTTATAGCAATAGGAGGGAGTGCCATGCATAATTTAGCTATGGCTTTACATACAAAAGGTTTTCAAGTAACGGGTTCTGATGATGCTATTTTTGAGCCATCAAAATCTCGATTAGAAGCAAAAGGGTTACTACCTAATGAAATGGGATGGTTCCCTGAGAAAATCACAGCAGATTTAGATGCTATTATTTTAGGAATGCATGCTCATGATGATAATCCTGAATTGGCTAAAGCAAAGCAATTAGGATTAAAAATTTATTCTTATCCTGAGTATTTATATGAACAGTCGAAAGATAAAACACGAGTGGTTATTGGAGGATCTCATGGGAAAACAACCATAACATCGATGATTTTACATGTATTACATTACCATGAAATTGAGGTTGATTACATGGTTGGAGCACAATTGGAAGGATTTGATTGTATGGTGAAATTAACTGAAGAAAATGATTTTATTGTTTTAGAAGGAGATGAATATTTGTCTTCTACATTGGATCGTCGCCCAAAATTTCATTTGTATAAACCTAATATAGCTTTATTGAGTGGAATAGCATGGGATCACATTAATGTGTTTCCAACTTTTGAAAATTATGTAGAACAATTTAGAATTTTTGTGTCTTCCATAACAAATGGGGGAGCTATGATATATAATATTCAAGACGAATATGTAAAAGATGTAGTAGAGAATACAGATAATATTCTTAAAAAGTTTCCTTACGAAATACCTACTCATACAATTGATGATGGTGTTACATTATTAGATACCCAAGATGGTCTTATTCCTTTAGAAGTTTTTGGAGATCATAATTTATCAAATATGGAGGGAGCGCGTTTAATTTGTAATCAAATGAGTGTAACGGATGAAATGTTTTATGAAGCAATTCAGAGCTTTAAAGGTGCTTCAAAACGTTTGGAAATTTTAATAGAAAAGCCAACATATAAAGTTTTTAAAGACTTTGCACATTCCCCTTCAAAGGTTAAGGCAACCACAGAGGCAGTTAAAAAACAGTTTGCTAACCGAAAAGTGATTGCTTGTTTAGAATTGCATACATATAGTAGTTTGAATGCAGATTTTACAGAGTTGTATCAAGGAGCTCTAGATCAGGCAGATGAACCGATTGTGTATTATAGTGAAGAAGCATTGAAAATTAAACGTATGGAAAAGCTTTCAGAAGATTTTATTAAAAATTCATTTAAAAATGATCGATTGAATGTTTTTACTAATCCAGAAGATTTGAAACAACACTTAAAATCGATAGAGAAGGAGGGAACGGTTTTTTTAATGATGAGTTCAGGTAACTATGGAGGAATTGATTTAATGGAAATATTTAATTAATATAATGTAGAAGTTCTTTGATGAAGGAATATATAGCAAATGAAACTTTTGAAAAATATAATTTTTCAGAAATACCTTTTAAAAAAGGAGAATATGAATTATGTGAGTTTTTTCATTGCGATTTTGCGGAGGTTAATCTTTCAGAAGTAAATTTTATAGATTGTGAATTTCATCATTGTAATTTAAGTTTAACCAACTTAAACAGAACATCTTTTCAAAATATAAAGTTTAAAAATTGTAAGATGTTAGGAATGAATTTTAGTCGTTGTCATGATTTTGGTTTTTCAATTTATATTGAAGATTGCCAATTAAGTCACGCATCTTTTTATAAAGTTAATTTGCGTAATACTTCATTCCTAAATTCCAAACTTCATGAAGTTGATTTTACAGGTTGTGATTTAACTAAAGCTCGTTTTTCAAAAAGTGATTTGTTAAATGCAACTTTTTATAATACAATACTTAAAGAAGCTAATTTTAAAGAATCATATAACTATATTATTGATCCAGAGCTTAATCAGATTAATAAGGCACTGTTTTCTTTAGAAGGAATTCAGGGACTTTTGAGTAAATATGATATAAAAATTGAATGACATGCCTATAACAACCGTTACATTAAATGATCAAGATTATTTAACAACCGTTCGCCATGAAGAATTCTTATATCATGCGGATGAACCAAAAGAGTTGGGAGGAGAAAATTTATTTGCAACACCTTCGCAATATTTGTTAGGATCGTTGGGTTCGTGTACTGCTATCACACTTAGAATGTATGCAAAACGTAAAGAGTGGGATCTAGGAGAAATAACGATAGCATTACGTTTTGTAGATCAATTAGTAGAAGGAAAAACAATTCGTACAATAGAAAAGAAATTGAATTTCTCAAATGGTGAGAATTTGGAAGAAAAACAAATAAAACGATTGTATACTATTGCTGAAAAATGTCCTGTTGCCAAAATTATTAAAGGAGAAACTAAAATTATAACAGTCTAATGAAAGGAGAAGAATTGACAGAATTAGAAATTCATCATCTAGGAATGAACTATATCGGAGAGATACTTGAGAATGATGGTTTTGAGTTTTTAGCGATTAATTCTAAATTAAAGAAACATCCTCAATTTGTATGTTTTAAAAAAGGGGAATCTACATTATTTGTATTGGTGAAAACAGTATTGTTTCCTAGAGATCCTGATTTATACGATCAAAGATTAATCGAAAAAGTGAAGCAACGAGCGAAAGAAAGTGATGCTAGGGTATGGTTTGTAGGTGTTGGACTGTCTCATGCTGAAGATGTGACAAAGAAATTATTAAAGGGAGATTCTTATAAAATAAAATCTTCAGGATTTAAGAAAATACTATAAATTAAGATAATCTTACTCTAAAAAATAACAAAATGAATTCAAAAATAACATTTTACTTCTCACTTCTCACTTTTTACTTTCTTCTCTTTTCATTTTTTTCATGTACTTCTTCTCAATCTGATTGGAAGTTGTCGCAAGGAGAAGTTTTTGGAACTACTTATGGAATACGATATGAAGCCAAAGAAGATTTTCAAGAAGCTTTTGATAGTGCTTTTTTAGCAATTAATCAATCCATGTCTACCTATGATTCTTCTTCTTTGATTTCGAAGTTAAATAGTGGAGAAAAACGGGTGTTAGACCCGATGTTTGTAGAAGTTTTTACAAGGGC from Flavobacteriaceae bacterium UJ101 encodes:
- a CDS encoding UPF0126 membrane protein (Belongs to the UPF0126 family.); amino-acid sequence: MEVVTILDIIGTGFFAISGALSAMNKRLDLFGVFIIAGATAIGGGTIRDLLIGDQPVAWIRSLVYPTTIFVGYILAILFREKLGYLRRTFFIFDTIGLAIFTIVGVEKGLNFGIDPFLCVMLGMMTGTFGGVTRDILINDVPLIFHKEIYALASVSGGLLFILLYKIGIEDNIIYISTVLTVIIIRTIVVRYNISLPTIYHDKK
- a CDS encoding uncharacterized protein (KEGG: phe:Phep_0237 MoxR-like ATPase; Acting on acid anhydrides; catalyzing transmembrane movement of substances) — encoded protein: MENNTSNTEHYPQSETPQPLTNNMFENRINLSVIQSSITKIKEELRKIIVGQDTFIDLLLASILANGHSLIEGVPGVAKTITAKLLAKTINTGYSRIQFTPDLMPSDVIGTSIFNNKTNDFEFIKGPIFSNIILIDEINRAPAKTQAALFEAMAERQITVDGQTYEMAAPFLVFATQNPIEQEGTYRLPEAQLDRFLFKINVDYPSVEEEIKIIEQKHKRSNKKETDSIQSIVSSEEITHYQQIVTQIQIETNLIKYIAEIASNTRNNPFLYVGASPRASLAILSASKAFALMAGRDFVTPEDIKKAVYPVMQHRIIITPEREMEGITSEVVLNQIIDSVEIPR
- the mpl gene encoding UDP-N-acetylmuramate--L-alanine ligase (Cell wall formation; Belongs to the MurCDEF family.; KEGG: nko:Niako_4423 UDP-N-acetylmuramate: L-alanyl-gamma-D-glutamyl-meso-diaminopimelate ligase; Acid--amino-acid ligases (peptide synthases)), yielding MKVHFIAIGGSAMHNLAMALHTKGFQVTGSDDAIFEPSKSRLEAKGLLPNEMGWFPEKITADLDAIILGMHAHDDNPELAKAKQLGLKIYSYPEYLYEQSKDKTRVVIGGSHGKTTITSMILHVLHYHEIEVDYMVGAQLEGFDCMVKLTEENDFIVLEGDEYLSSTLDRRPKFHLYKPNIALLSGIAWDHINVFPTFENYVEQFRIFVSSITNGGAMIYNIQDEYVKDVVENTDNILKKFPYEIPTHTIDDGVTLLDTQDGLIPLEVFGDHNLSNMEGARLICNQMSVTDEMFYEAIQSFKGASKRLEILIEKPTYKVFKDFAHSPSKVKATTEAVKKQFANRKVIACLELHTYSSLNADFTELYQGALDQADEPIVYYSEEALKIKRMEKLSEDFIKNSFKNDRLNVFTNPEDLKQHLKSIEKEGTVFLMMSSGNYGGIDLMEIFN
- a CDS encoding hypothetical protein (KEGG: gfo:GFO_1008 UJ101; Transferring groups other than amino-acyl groups), coding for MEQKKKKGNLFVNPFGHLHIVKRFLIFIFGIISYNRYNGFNKLKISGTEYLHGLDPKGVLFVSNHQTYFADVFAMYHVMCSVNNGYDNTIKNPIYLLNPKVDMYYVAAKETMNKGFLAKVFGYAGAITVKRTWRSAGKDVKRKVDFSEISNIGIALENGWVITFPQGTTKAFMPGRKGTAHVIKKYKPVVVPVVIDGFRRAFDKKGLIVKKRGVEQKMTFKEPLDIDYENESTESIMKKIMDAIEQSPEFLKVKPLENQEEEEITPRNFY
- the NUDT7 gene encoding nudix hydrolase 15, mitochondrial (Coenzyme A diphosphatase which mediates the cleavage of oxidized CoA. Can use malonyl-CoA, hexanoyl-CoA, lauroyl-CoA, myristoyl-CoA and palmitoyl-CoA as substrates, but not isobutyryl- CoA or propionyl-CoA. Belongs to the Nudix hydrolase family; Contains 1 nudix hydrolase domain.; KEGG: mgp:100546917 peroxisomal coenzyme A diphosphatase NUDT7; In phosphorus-containing anhydrides), with protein sequence MIKNKLEELINHIQYTKLRGEEAHKEMSPTNRSISAKGVNINEIRKASVLIVLYGEAETINFPLIERHVYEGNHSGEIGLPGGKIEDFDQNTSSAALRETEEELGILRDDIEIIKELTSIYIPPSNFLVTPYIGFLSKKPDYVPDPIEVKNIIDISVNQLVNEDNKIKVSIDKKHIQATVPAFQFENHIVWGATACILNELKYLLKNH